One genomic window of Luteitalea pratensis includes the following:
- a CDS encoding TraR/DksA family transcriptional regulator produces the protein MKSTRKSTRIINTDRHDELRRILEERRQELSSELRRQIHHVRAIGPADLAQGVVDAEEASVSDIQEDIEIALMQMKSETLSRVNEALGRLEAGRYGFCYECGDEISEARLRALPFALRCKDCEEEREQAEARDKFYARRGTTAAILDIAS, from the coding sequence ATGAAGTCGACCAGGAAGTCCACCCGCATCATCAATACAGACCGTCACGACGAACTGCGCCGCATTCTCGAGGAGCGCCGACAGGAGCTGAGCAGCGAACTCCGCCGCCAGATCCACCACGTCCGGGCCATCGGCCCCGCCGACCTGGCGCAGGGCGTTGTGGACGCCGAAGAAGCCTCCGTGTCCGACATCCAGGAAGACATCGAGATCGCCCTCATGCAGATGAAGTCGGAGACCCTGAGCCGGGTCAACGAGGCGCTCGGCCGGCTCGAGGCAGGCCGCTACGGCTTCTGCTACGAGTGCGGTGACGAGATCTCGGAGGCGCGGCTGCGCGCCCTGCCGTTCGCCCTCCGCTGCAAGGACTGCGAGGAGGAGCGCGAGCAGGCCGAGGCCCGGGACAAGTTCTACGCCCGTCGCGGCACCACGGCCGCGATCCTGGACATCGCGAGCTGA
- the rpmB gene encoding 50S ribosomal protein L28: protein MANRCEVCGKGPTFGNNISHAHNVSSRRFNPNLQTVRALVNGAAKRLKVCTRCIRSNKVTKAA from the coding sequence ATGGCTAATCGTTGCGAAGTCTGCGGCAAGGGTCCCACGTTCGGCAACAACATCAGCCACGCCCACAACGTGTCGTCTCGCCGGTTCAATCCGAACCTGCAGACCGTACGGGCGCTGGTGAATGGCGCGGCAAAGCGCCTGAAGGTGTGCACGCGCTGCATCCGGTCGAACAAGGTCACCAAGGCCGCCTGA
- a CDS encoding RidA family protein, whose product MATRASVSTPDAPQAIGPYSQAIRAGQFLFLSGQIPLDPVTGEVVAGDVRAQTRRVLDNISGILTAAGVSMDAVVKTTVFLIDLADFTAMNDVYASSFESPAPARSTVQVSRLPRDVRVEIEAVALLP is encoded by the coding sequence GTGGCCACCCGCGCGTCGGTCTCCACGCCCGACGCCCCGCAGGCCATCGGGCCGTACTCGCAGGCCATCCGGGCCGGCCAGTTCCTGTTCCTGTCGGGGCAGATTCCCCTCGATCCCGTGACGGGCGAGGTGGTGGCGGGTGACGTGCGCGCGCAGACGCGCCGAGTCCTCGACAACATCAGCGGCATCCTCACCGCTGCCGGCGTCTCCATGGACGCCGTCGTCAAGACCACGGTCTTCCTGATCGATCTCGCCGACTTCACGGCCATGAACGACGTCTACGCTTCGTCGTTCGAATCGCCGGCGCCGGCCCGGTCCACGGTGCAGGTCTCGCGGCTACCCCGCGACGTGCGGGTGGAAATCGAAGCCGTCGCGCTGCTTCCGTAG
- a CDS encoding RelA/SpoT family protein, which yields MIRFEDLVDKVRSYSPDADLELLRRAYVFSAREHKGQVRHSGEPYLVHPLEVANLLVDMRLDAVAVAAGLLHDVVEDTLTSIERVAELFGPEVAHVVEGVTKLSSIPFSSKEAQQAENFRRMFLAMVDDIRVILVKLADRLHNMRTLGHVPDEKRERIARETLDIYAPIANRLGMSKVKNELEELSFKALEPRAYEELRDKVDQRRRATQGLIEELRGTILAKLTEAQVPVVSIDGRIKRLYSIYLKLHRQRIDLDQVYDLVALRVVTTSVKDCYAVLGIVHQTWQPVPERIKDFIAMPRPNGYQSLHTSVISDRGLPFEIQIRTEEMHRVAEEGIAAHWKYKEGRTGAQRDEQYFKWLRQLLEWQQDVRDPHEFINSLKIELYPEEIYCFTPGGELKELPRDATIVDFAYAVHTDVGHRCVGGRVNGKMAPLRHPLKNGDIVEVLTQAGHKPSRDWLSYVKTSRARNKIRHFIQLEEKTRSVELGRKLFDKEARRFDVNPKSIPAEAWQKVSSESGMQKVDDLLAAVGWGKMTARLLLGKLVPAEDLQERPPDTGIFATVRKVLRPRTGEDKIRVKGADDLLVFRAKCCNPIKGEKIVGYITRGKGVSVHSASCRNVTNLMYDPERRIDVEWDTGDDPSAPYTVRLSIQVEDRRGMLAAISSQVSAINTNIRTMEATTSQEQGFIEMTVEIQDVKHLDKVIRAVKGLPGVLNVERHAGGSAEERAS from the coding sequence ATGATTCGGTTCGAGGACCTCGTCGACAAGGTCCGCAGCTATAGCCCCGACGCCGATCTCGAGTTGCTCCGGCGGGCGTACGTGTTCTCGGCCAGGGAGCACAAGGGCCAGGTCCGCCACTCGGGCGAACCCTACCTCGTCCATCCCCTGGAAGTCGCCAACCTCCTGGTCGACATGCGATTGGACGCCGTGGCGGTGGCCGCCGGCCTGCTCCATGACGTGGTCGAGGACACCCTCACCTCCATCGAACGCGTCGCCGAGCTCTTCGGGCCCGAGGTCGCCCACGTTGTCGAGGGCGTCACCAAGCTCTCGAGCATCCCCTTTTCGTCCAAGGAGGCCCAGCAGGCCGAGAACTTCCGGCGGATGTTCCTGGCGATGGTCGACGACATCCGCGTCATCCTCGTCAAGCTCGCCGACCGCCTGCACAACATGCGTACCCTCGGGCACGTTCCCGACGAGAAGCGGGAGCGCATTGCCCGGGAGACCCTCGACATCTACGCGCCCATCGCCAACCGGCTGGGCATGAGCAAGGTCAAGAACGAACTCGAGGAGTTGTCGTTCAAGGCGCTCGAACCCCGCGCCTACGAGGAACTGCGCGACAAGGTCGACCAGCGCCGGCGCGCGACTCAGGGGTTGATCGAGGAACTCCGCGGCACCATCCTCGCCAAGCTCACCGAAGCGCAGGTGCCCGTCGTCTCCATCGACGGCCGCATCAAGCGTCTCTACAGCATCTACCTGAAGCTGCACCGGCAACGCATCGACCTCGACCAGGTGTACGACCTCGTCGCCTTGCGGGTGGTGACGACCAGCGTCAAGGACTGTTACGCGGTCCTGGGCATCGTCCACCAGACCTGGCAGCCCGTGCCCGAACGCATCAAGGACTTCATCGCGATGCCCCGGCCCAACGGCTACCAATCGCTGCACACGTCGGTGATCAGCGACCGCGGCCTGCCCTTCGAGATCCAGATCCGTACCGAGGAGATGCACCGCGTGGCGGAGGAAGGCATCGCGGCGCACTGGAAATACAAGGAAGGCCGGACCGGCGCGCAACGCGACGAGCAGTACTTCAAGTGGCTGCGCCAGCTGCTCGAATGGCAGCAGGACGTGCGCGACCCGCACGAGTTCATCAACAGCCTCAAGATCGAGCTGTATCCCGAGGAGATCTACTGCTTCACGCCCGGCGGGGAACTCAAGGAACTGCCGCGCGACGCCACCATCGTCGACTTCGCTTACGCCGTGCACACCGACGTCGGTCATCGCTGCGTCGGTGGTCGCGTCAACGGCAAGATGGCGCCGCTGCGCCATCCGCTCAAGAACGGCGACATCGTCGAGGTGTTGACGCAGGCAGGACACAAGCCGAGCCGCGACTGGCTGTCGTACGTCAAGACCTCCCGCGCCCGGAACAAGATCCGCCACTTCATCCAGCTCGAGGAGAAGACCCGCTCGGTCGAACTCGGGCGGAAGCTGTTCGACAAGGAAGCGCGTCGCTTCGACGTCAACCCCAAGAGCATCCCGGCCGAGGCCTGGCAGAAGGTCTCCTCGGAATCGGGGATGCAGAAGGTCGACGACCTGCTGGCGGCGGTGGGCTGGGGCAAGATGACCGCGCGCCTGCTGCTCGGCAAGCTCGTCCCCGCTGAGGATCTGCAGGAGAGGCCCCCCGACACGGGCATCTTCGCCACCGTTCGCAAGGTGCTGCGCCCGCGCACCGGCGAGGACAAGATCCGCGTCAAGGGCGCCGACGACTTGCTCGTCTTCCGCGCCAAGTGCTGCAACCCGATCAAGGGCGAGAAGATCGTCGGCTACATCACCCGCGGCAAGGGCGTCTCGGTGCACTCCGCGTCGTGCCGCAACGTCACCAACCTCATGTACGACCCGGAGCGCCGCATCGACGTCGAATGGGACACCGGCGACGATCCGAGCGCGCCCTACACGGTGCGCCTGAGCATCCAGGTCGAGGATCGCCGTGGCATGCTCGCCGCGATCAGCAGCCAGGTGTCCGCCATCAACACCAACATCCGGACGATGGAGGCGACGACGTCACAGGAGCAGGGCTTCATCGAGATGACCGTGGAGATCCAGGACGTGAAGCACCTGGACAAGGTCATTCGCGCGGTGAAGGGCCTGCCGGGCGTGCTGAACGTCGAGCGACACGCAGGCGGAAGCGCGGAAGAGCGCGCCTCGTAA
- a CDS encoding tetratricopeptide repeat protein translates to MLKRLTIIRLVAVAGLSLSLTACGKVTAQMSFKDGIAAYQQQNYRIAIAELEEAVKHDFEYRPYAYFYLANSHDSAYKFTRKGQADNDAHLPEAEKYYKLAFEQIDPASREGQGAIFKKRCLEFLVGVYGKEKLDAPDKAEAVGKQIVDLDPKDVNNYFGMAQLYQEAGRVEEAEQMLLRAKEVAPNNVDVQLQLAGFYNKQGNFDKTMEAFQTRIQLEPNNPEAYHTVAGYFEEKVRKDYTISPAVKADYIKRGLDASTKAIEIKGDYVDAMVMKNLLLRQQALVEKSPARQQELLKEATALRDKAIETRNRLQGESDAQAAKARDAKKSE, encoded by the coding sequence ATGTTGAAGCGGTTGACCATCATCCGGCTCGTGGCCGTTGCCGGCTTGAGCCTCTCGCTGACCGCCTGCGGTAAGGTGACGGCTCAGATGTCGTTCAAGGACGGTATCGCTGCCTACCAACAGCAGAACTACCGCATCGCCATTGCGGAGTTGGAGGAGGCGGTGAAGCACGACTTCGAGTACCGCCCCTATGCGTACTTCTACTTGGCCAATTCCCACGACAGCGCCTACAAGTTCACGCGCAAGGGCCAGGCGGACAACGACGCACACCTGCCCGAAGCGGAGAAGTACTACAAGCTGGCGTTCGAGCAGATCGACCCCGCCTCTCGTGAGGGACAGGGCGCGATCTTCAAGAAGCGCTGCCTCGAGTTCCTCGTCGGCGTGTACGGCAAGGAGAAGCTCGACGCGCCCGACAAGGCCGAGGCGGTCGGCAAGCAGATCGTCGATCTCGACCCGAAGGACGTGAACAACTACTTCGGCATGGCTCAGCTCTATCAGGAGGCGGGCCGCGTCGAAGAGGCCGAGCAGATGCTGCTGCGCGCCAAGGAAGTCGCTCCGAACAACGTCGACGTCCAGCTGCAGCTCGCGGGCTTCTACAACAAGCAGGGCAACTTCGACAAGACGATGGAAGCGTTCCAGACCCGCATCCAGCTCGAGCCGAACAACCCCGAGGCGTACCACACGGTCGCCGGCTACTTCGAGGAGAAGGTCCGCAAGGACTACACCATCAGCCCGGCGGTCAAGGCCGACTACATCAAGCGCGGTCTCGACGCGTCGACCAAGGCGATCGAGATCAAGGGTGATTACGTCGACGCGATGGTCATGAAGAACCTGCTGCTCCGCCAGCAGGCGCTGGTCGAGAAGAGTCCGGCGCGGCAGCAGGAGTTGCTGAAGGAAGCCACGGCGTTGCGCGACAAGGCCATCGAGACCCGGAACCGCTTGCAGGGTGAGTCCGACGCCCAGGCTGCGAAGGCCAGGGACGCCAAGAAGTCCGAGTAG
- a CDS encoding TonB-dependent receptor yields MVSAFQRLREMRAARPSRARGAWWHVPVLALACVMAVMAPARQAGAQGVTTGSIGGTVTDAAGAPVAGASVIAIHTPSGTNYEATTRTDGRYFIPNMRVGGPYVVTVTYVGGASAFEPYTNENVTVNLGVTTDVNVTVKNIAVEESVTVVASSDAVFSSTRTGAATTVSRDMIQNLPNVSNRLENFTRLTPQASGSNFVGQDNRMNNITVDGSYFNNSFGLGGAPGDRTNVAPISPQAIEQIQVNVAPYDVRQGNFVGAGINTVTRSGGNTFHGSFYHQFRDDSMVGTQAGNNVVNVGTFEFANTGGWASGPIWKNKAFFFFNVEDESLTQPGTTWRANNGGEPAGSGITRVLKTDLDNLSTLLARDFGYQTGGYQGYDFETPARRYLIKGDYSANTNNKITFRYTHLNSITDVLANNSASLGFGNRQGRPDALNFQNSNYQTQENIRSGIGEWNSTYSNTMANSLIVGYTSQDESRSVRDGVTMFPLVDILEANTTYTSFGLEPFTPNNELRYKTFQMQDSFTKFANKHSFTFGGTAERYESENVFFPGSQSVYSYNSLADFYADAAGYVANPNRTTSPVTLRRFQVRWNNIPGQTKPVQPLEVWYTGAYAQDEWAVRDNLKITAGIRFDVPRFGETGYQNVDADALVFRDENGNPVQYETAKLPDPKYLWSPRVGFNWAVDEKRNTQVRGGTGIFTGKPAYVWISNQIGNTGMLTGFEELNNVTNRPFNPNPDAYKPANVTGAPASAYELALTDPDFTFPQLWRTNFAVDQRLWGGMIGTAEYIYNSDVNGIYYINANLPAAQGAFTGVDARPRWTNNRIHSNVANAVVLKNQNVGDSWNFATTLSKNFTGGFVKSAYSYGESRNTVDPGSIAFGSWNGNANPGDPNNPGMGYGLGSPGHRFFVAGSYTKDWFKFGGTSFSAFWESRTNSNATYTFAGDLNGDGGTSNDLYYVPRDESEMNFQPYAAGAITYTAAQQAAAWDAYISQDEYLSTRRGQYAERGAIFLPFVHRLDFSVTQDFFASIKGHRHTFQIRADFLNFGNMLNEDWGVGQRLISTQPLIVPTAAQGGQADAQGRAQYRLRAINNELMTKSLEPTAGLGDVYRFQIMLRYLF; encoded by the coding sequence ATGGTGAGTGCGTTTCAGCGATTGCGCGAAATGCGAGCGGCGCGACCATCTCGCGCGCGTGGAGCATGGTGGCACGTGCCGGTGCTGGCCCTGGCGTGCGTCATGGCGGTGATGGCGCCTGCGCGGCAAGCTGGCGCGCAGGGTGTCACGACCGGTTCGATCGGCGGCACCGTGACCGACGCCGCGGGTGCGCCCGTGGCCGGCGCGAGCGTGATCGCGATCCACACGCCGTCAGGGACCAACTACGAGGCGACGACACGCACGGACGGCCGTTACTTCATCCCGAACATGCGCGTCGGCGGCCCGTACGTGGTCACCGTCACGTATGTCGGCGGCGCCAGCGCGTTCGAGCCCTACACGAACGAGAACGTGACGGTCAACCTCGGCGTGACCACAGACGTCAACGTCACAGTGAAGAACATCGCTGTCGAGGAATCGGTCACCGTCGTCGCCAGCAGCGACGCCGTGTTCAGCTCGACTCGGACGGGCGCGGCGACCACGGTGTCACGCGACATGATCCAGAACCTGCCCAACGTCAGCAACCGTCTGGAGAATTTCACGCGCCTCACGCCGCAGGCGAGCGGCAGCAATTTCGTCGGCCAGGACAACCGGATGAACAACATCACGGTGGACGGTTCCTACTTCAACAACTCGTTCGGGCTGGGCGGCGCGCCTGGTGATCGTACGAACGTTGCGCCGATTTCGCCGCAGGCGATTGAGCAGATCCAGGTAAACGTGGCGCCGTACGACGTGCGCCAGGGGAATTTCGTCGGCGCCGGCATCAACACCGTGACCCGCAGCGGCGGCAATACTTTCCATGGCTCGTTCTACCACCAGTTTCGCGACGACAGCATGGTCGGCACGCAGGCCGGCAACAACGTCGTCAATGTCGGTACCTTCGAGTTCGCCAACACGGGCGGCTGGGCGTCGGGCCCGATCTGGAAGAACAAGGCGTTCTTCTTCTTCAACGTCGAGGACGAGTCACTGACGCAGCCGGGGACGACGTGGCGCGCCAACAACGGCGGTGAGCCGGCCGGCAGTGGGATCACCCGCGTGCTCAAGACGGACCTCGACAACCTGAGCACACTCCTCGCCCGCGATTTCGGTTACCAGACGGGCGGCTACCAGGGGTACGACTTCGAGACACCGGCGCGCCGTTACCTCATCAAGGGCGACTACAGCGCGAACACGAACAACAAGATCACCTTCCGGTACACGCACCTCAACTCGATCACCGACGTGCTCGCCAACAACTCGGCCTCACTTGGCTTCGGCAATCGTCAGGGCCGTCCGGATGCGCTGAACTTCCAGAACTCGAACTACCAGACACAGGAAAACATCCGCTCGGGTATCGGCGAGTGGAACTCGACGTACAGCAACACGATGGCCAACTCGCTGATCGTCGGTTACACGTCCCAGGACGAGAGCCGCTCGGTCCGCGACGGCGTGACGATGTTCCCCCTGGTCGACATCCTCGAGGCGAACACGACCTATACCTCCTTCGGCCTCGAGCCGTTCACGCCCAACAACGAACTCCGCTACAAGACGTTCCAGATGCAGGACTCGTTCACGAAGTTCGCCAACAAGCACTCGTTCACGTTCGGCGGCACCGCCGAGCGCTACGAGTCGGAGAACGTCTTCTTCCCGGGCTCGCAGAGCGTGTATTCATACAACTCGCTTGCCGATTTCTACGCCGATGCAGCCGGCTACGTCGCGAACCCGAACCGCACGACCTCGCCAGTGACTCTGCGTCGCTTCCAGGTCCGATGGAACAACATCCCCGGGCAGACCAAGCCGGTGCAGCCGCTCGAGGTGTGGTACACGGGCGCATACGCCCAGGACGAGTGGGCGGTGCGCGACAACCTGAAGATCACGGCGGGCATCCGCTTCGACGTGCCGCGGTTCGGCGAGACCGGCTACCAGAACGTAGACGCCGATGCGCTCGTGTTCCGTGACGAGAACGGCAACCCGGTGCAGTACGAGACCGCCAAGCTGCCGGACCCGAAGTACCTCTGGTCCCCGCGTGTCGGCTTCAACTGGGCGGTCGACGAGAAGCGCAACACGCAGGTGCGTGGCGGCACGGGGATCTTCACGGGCAAGCCCGCGTACGTGTGGATCTCGAACCAGATCGGCAACACCGGCATGCTCACGGGCTTCGAGGAGCTCAACAACGTCACCAACCGTCCGTTCAACCCGAATCCGGACGCGTACAAGCCGGCCAACGTGACGGGCGCACCTGCCTCCGCCTACGAGCTCGCCCTGACCGATCCCGATTTCACATTCCCGCAGCTCTGGCGCACCAACTTCGCGGTCGATCAGCGCTTGTGGGGAGGGATGATCGGCACGGCCGAGTACATCTACAACAGCGACGTCAACGGCATCTACTACATCAATGCCAACCTGCCGGCCGCGCAGGGTGCGTTCACCGGCGTCGACGCACGTCCGCGCTGGACCAACAACCGCATCCACAGCAACGTCGCCAATGCGGTCGTGCTGAAGAACCAGAACGTCGGCGACTCGTGGAACTTCGCGACGACGTTGTCGAAGAACTTCACTGGTGGCTTCGTGAAGAGTGCGTACAGCTACGGCGAGTCCAGGAACACGGTCGATCCGGGCTCGATTGCCTTCGGCTCGTGGAACGGCAACGCCAACCCGGGCGACCCGAACAACCCGGGTATGGGTTACGGCCTTGGCTCACCGGGTCATCGCTTCTTCGTGGCTGGCTCGTATACGAAGGACTGGTTCAAGTTCGGTGGCACGTCGTTCTCGGCCTTCTGGGAGTCGCGCACCAACAGCAATGCGACGTACACGTTCGCGGGCGACCTGAACGGCGACGGCGGCACGAGCAACGATCTGTACTACGTGCCCCGCGATGAGTCGGAGATGAACTTCCAGCCGTATGCGGCCGGTGCCATCACCTACACGGCCGCCCAGCAGGCCGCAGCGTGGGACGCCTACATCTCCCAGGACGAGTACCTGAGCACCCGTCGCGGCCAGTACGCCGAGCGCGGCGCCATCTTCCTCCCGTTCGTGCACCGCCTCGACTTCAGTGTGACGCAGGATTTCTTCGCGAGCATCAAGGGCCACCGTCACACGTTCCAGATCCGCGCCGACTTCCTCAACTTCGGCAACATGCTGAACGAGGACTGGGGCGTCGGGCAGCGGTTGATCAGCACGCAGCCGCTGATCGTGCCAACGGCAGCTCAGGGCGGCCAGGCAGATGCGCAGGGCCGTGCGCAGTATCGGCTCCGTGCCATCAACAACGAGCTGATGACCAAGTCGCTGGAACCGACCGCCGGACTCGGCGACGTCTACCGGTTCCAGATCATGCTGCGGTACCTGTTCTGA
- a CDS encoding amidohydrolase family protein, producing MRRCAVGAAVATALTAALVTGLPAQSPRPPGDATILIRDVGIIAMTRPGVATGSVLVRDGRIQYAGPANATPASEGAHVIDGRGRFLVPGLIDMHTHVSKTRASALGLLVSAGVTTVRDMGGDHEELLRWRSEISAGRRVGPRLRIAGPYLESGRNADRQHRTPVAEMAEPVERTRIGVATPADADRIIAAVAARGVDHLKIRTTQDRDTYLAIGAAARRHGLRLTGHAQPFPIDDVIAAGQATIEHVFVPSLEARPAAERAAYIDGLARGHVDVVPTLVVIERIGVPSADALAGAVREATAGRMLSAFLLADWREQLAEQDADRQRLYGQLQASARRDLGRLRAAGVRILAGTDVGVLNAFPGRALHEEIALLVRDAGMTAYEALQASTINAAASLGLDRELGTIEAGKGADLVLLDGNPLQDVSQVSRIAAVIAAGRLFDRAALDRIRHEVSAAPDIAVNDWPRVPER from the coding sequence ATGCGCAGGTGCGCCGTGGGCGCTGCAGTCGCCACGGCTCTCACCGCCGCGCTCGTCACCGGTCTGCCCGCGCAGTCGCCGCGCCCGCCGGGCGACGCCACCATCCTCATCCGCGACGTCGGCATCATCGCCATGACAAGGCCAGGTGTCGCTACTGGTTCTGTCCTGGTACGCGATGGCCGCATCCAGTACGCCGGTCCTGCCAACGCGACGCCCGCATCGGAGGGCGCCCACGTGATCGACGGCCGCGGCCGCTTTCTCGTGCCCGGATTGATCGACATGCACACGCACGTGTCGAAGACGCGCGCGTCGGCACTCGGGTTGCTCGTGTCGGCCGGCGTGACGACCGTGCGTGACATGGGCGGCGACCACGAGGAGCTGCTGCGATGGCGATCGGAGATCAGCGCCGGGCGCCGCGTAGGCCCGCGGCTACGCATCGCCGGACCGTACCTCGAATCCGGCCGCAATGCGGACCGCCAGCACCGCACACCGGTCGCCGAGATGGCCGAACCGGTCGAGCGCACGCGCATCGGCGTCGCCACGCCAGCCGATGCCGACCGCATCATCGCGGCGGTGGCGGCACGCGGTGTCGACCATCTGAAGATCAGGACGACGCAGGATCGGGACACGTACCTCGCGATCGGCGCGGCAGCGCGGCGCCACGGCCTGCGGCTGACGGGGCATGCGCAACCCTTTCCAATCGATGACGTGATCGCGGCCGGGCAGGCGACGATCGAGCACGTCTTCGTCCCGTCACTCGAGGCGCGGCCGGCCGCCGAACGGGCAGCGTACATCGACGGGCTGGCACGCGGCCACGTCGATGTGGTCCCGACGCTGGTGGTCATCGAGAGGATTGGCGTGCCGAGCGCTGATGCTCTCGCCGGCGCGGTGCGTGAGGCCACGGCAGGCCGCATGTTGTCGGCATTCCTGCTCGCAGATTGGCGCGAGCAACTGGCCGAGCAGGATGCGGATCGCCAGAGGTTGTACGGTCAACTCCAGGCGTCGGCACGGCGTGATCTCGGCCGCCTGCGTGCGGCAGGCGTCCGGATCCTCGCGGGCACGGACGTCGGCGTGTTGAACGCCTTTCCCGGGCGTGCACTGCACGAGGAAATCGCCTTGCTGGTGCGCGATGCCGGGATGACCGCCTATGAGGCGTTGCAAGCGTCCACGATCAATGCCGCGGCGTCGCTCGGACTCGATCGGGAGTTGGGCACGATCGAAGCGGGCAAGGGCGCCGATCTCGTGCTCCTCGATGGCAACCCGCTACAGGACGTGTCGCAAGTGTCGCGAATAGCGGCGGTCATCGCCGCCGGCCGGCTGTTCGATCGCGCGGCGCTCG